In Glycine max cultivar Williams 82 chromosome 7, Glycine_max_v4.0, whole genome shotgun sequence, a single window of DNA contains:
- the LOC102664661 gene encoding ankyrin repeat protein SKIP35 produces MDETEVENPIFMEINSEDKRNENQEFASEKGEGSSVVFSREAPLMRKESRMSTPYCCNAKKLKSGAVTIDCDLGSNEKNGLEKKLCRQDRIELGRLFQGAVSSHDWELAESLILVADPQTLNDALCITLDSIWFLSTELELNGIMVFIKKIIANGAYDFTRAALRTSFLASCVSACQSRTMSLADTVTVMAQRLHERLQECNGDEVLKAEAGAKVQKFTEWALKCIGIHSRLQDDRENVIHSSAVEIQLRLSAFKMFLDLAGNRLTGKDFSEAFDAACFPLTLFSSSFDPGWAFGLSATVIQGLLGMLVEGGSDNVNQCFLEASRFGSTELVRILLQIAQRNSLDVDVDLALGFASHYGKIGTMECLVEEGNAIAFLGPLMRAAERGCMQVVEWFVQRGCRDMELCLALTAATSSCQVHIAAYLLPHVPQQVLAALSVEILKAAGERSGGSLDGVAFLLQSDFLGDPAATYAVADIIAKSEDEAVAPELKTFLKEHWSEGAYKEGLRLGQEHYMNLVRIIKWGESPICLRDLPAPLTVAIAYLPLYRECVKTGGCLFSQRLRGQLVEAARRVGNRVLDEVTHGRELVVVLEQHLPHFLLHPSRIA; encoded by the exons aTGGATGAAACTGAAGTGGAAAATCCCATATTCATGGAAATTAATTCTGAAGATAAGAGAAATGAAAATCAAGAGTTTGCATCAGAGAAAGGAGAAGGTAGCAGTGTTGTTTTCTCAAGAGAAGCACCACTTATGAGGAAAGAGTCAAGAATGTCCACTCCTTATTGTTGCAATGCTAAGAAGCTCAAATCCGGGGCTGTTACAATAGATTGTGATCTTGGAAGTAATGAGAAAAATGGGTTGGAGAAGAAACTATGTAGACAAGACAGGATTGAGTTGGGCCGGTTGTTTCAGGGTGCAGTGAGTTCCCATGACTGGGAACTTGCTGAAAGTTTGATTTTGGTTGCTGATCCGCAGACGCTCAATGATGCCTTGTGTATCACACTGGATTCCATCTGGTTCTTGAGCACAGAGCTAGAGCTTAATGGGATAATGGTATTTATCAAGAAGATCATTGCTAATGGTGCTTATGACTTCACAAGAGCTGCTCTAAGGACTTCATTCCTTGCTTCATGTGTCTCTGCTTGCCAGAGTAGAACAATGAGTCTTGCTGATACAGTTACTGTAATGGCCCAAAG GTTGCATGAACGTCTCCAGGAATGCAATGGAGATGAAGTATTGAAGGCAGAAGCTGGTGCTAAGGTTCAAAAGTTTACTGAATGGGCTCTGAAATGTATAGGCATCCATTCACGACTGCAGGATGATAGGGAAAATGTGATACACAGCTCAGCTGTTGAAATCCAGCTCCGGTTATCTGCCTTCAAGATGTTCCTCGATCTTGCTGGCAACCGCCTTACAGGGAAGGACTTCAGCGAGGCCTTTGATGCGGCTTGTTTTCCTCTTACTCTTTTCTCAAGCTCATTTGATCCAGGTTGGGCATTTGGCTTGTCAGCTACCGTGATCCAAGGGTTGCTGGGCATGCTAGTGGAGGGGGGTTCAGACAATGTCAATCAGTGTTTCTTGGAGGCTTCACGTTTTGGAAGTACAGAACTTGTGCGCATACTATTGCAG ATTGCTCAAAGAAACAGCTTGGATGTTGATGTTGACTTGGCGTTGGGTTTTGCCTCCCATTATGGCAAGATAGGAACTATGGAATGCTTGGTGGAAGAGGGAAATGCCATAGCCTTTTTGGGCCCTTTGATGAGAGCTGCTGAGAGGGGTTGCATGCAAGTTGTTGAGTGGTTTGTGCAGAGGGGTTGCCGAGACATGGAACTATGCCTTGCCCTTACAGCAGCCACTTCTAGCTGCCAAGTTCACATTGCAGCTTATCTTCTGCCACACGTACCTCAGCAGGTCCTTGCAGCTCTTAGTGTTGAAATTCTTAAGGCTGCTGGTGAGCGCAGCGGTGGATCTCTTGATGGTGTAGCATTTCTTCTCCAATCTGACTTCTTAGGTGATCCTGCAGCTACTTATGCTGTTGCAGATATTATTGCTAAATCAGAGGATGAGGCTGTTGCACCTGAGTTGAAGACTTTTCTTAAGGAGCATTGGTCAGAAGGAGCTTACAAGGAGGGATTAAGGTTAGGGCAAGAGCATTACATGAACCTTGTGAGAATCATTAAATGGGGTGAGTCTCCTATTTGCTTAAGAGATCTTCCGGCCCCACTGACGGTGGCAATTGCTTACCTCCCACTTTATAGAGAGTGTGTCAAGACAGGTGGCTGCTTGTTTTCACAACGGCTTAGGGGACAACTGGTTGAAGCCGCTAGGAGGGTTGGAAATAGGGTTTTGGATGAAGTGACCCATGGTAGAGAGCTAGTGGTCGTTTTGGAACAGCATCTTCCTCACTTTTTGCTCCATCCCTCCCGCATTGCTTAG